The genome window AGAAATTGATGCCTATGTAGACCAGCACAAAGACCAGTTTAAAGTAGAAGCACAACGAGATATAGAATTTGTTCTTTTTGAAGACAACGCATCTCCAGCTGACAAAGAGGCTCTTAAAACCGACTTGAATAAATTGCTTACTACACAAACACAACGCAATCTAAGCACGAATAAAGACTATACCATTCCTGCAATTACCGACGCGACAAATCTTGAAGCTTATGTATCTCAAAACAGTGACTTGCCTTACAACAATCGCTATACCATGGTTTCTAACTTACCTGCGGCAGCAATGGCTGTAACCTCACTAGAGAAAGGACAAACATTTGGACCGTATGAAGATGGAGAATATATGAAGTTATCACTTATTGAAAACAAAAAGGTGATTAATGATAGTGTACAAAACAGACGTATCGTCATTGATTATGCAGGTGCTCAAAGAACTGCTTCTTCAGTTACTAGAAATAAAGAAGCTGCTAAGAAAATAGCCGATAGTATATTTAACATCATAGGACAAAACAAAGCAAGCTTTGATTCTAAATTTGACTACTTTAAAGAAAATAAAGAAGTAGCAAACAGTCAAGACATCGGTTGGGTCATCTATTCTGGAAATGCAAGAAATTATTCGCCTAAATTTACCGAGTTCCTATATGAAAATGATAAAGAAACAATAGGTGTAGTAGAAACCATATTCGGTTATCAAATTATAAGAATAGATGATGTTGCAGCAGCAAAAGACGCTATTAAACTAGCCACTGTTTCTAAAAAAATACTCGCTTCTAAACAAACTGGAAAAGACTTGTATACGAAAACAGTAAAGTTTCAGCAAGCAGCAAAATCAGGAGACTTTATTGCTCTTGCAAAAGAAAACGGAGTTACTCCGACGCCAGTTAAAAATCTAAAGACACTTGATGAAACCTTACCTACAATAGGTAAAAACAGAAGTATCGTTAAATGGGCATTTAATGAAGAGCGTTCTTTAGGCGATGTAGACCGTTTTGAAACTTCAAAAGGATATGTCATCGTAAAGATTACCAAAAAGAGTGAAGCAGGAAACATGTCTAGTGAAGAAGCTAGTTCCAAAGTGGCACCTATCTTAAGGAAAAAGAAGAAAGCGCAACTGATTATGGATAAAATCAATTCCAAAGACATTGCCGAGATTGCAACCAACCAAGGACAAACTACTAAAACAGCTTCTACCGTAAACCGCAAGAACCCAACTATTCCTGGAGTAGGTGAAGAGCCACTAGTGGTAGGTACAGCATTTGGTCTTGCACAGGGCGCTACCTCTAAGCCTATCGCTGGAGTAGATGGTGTTTTTGTCATCAAAGTAATCGCTATTGAAAATGCTCCAGATTTGCAGAGCTATGCAGCAAATGCAAATACTATTGCAATACAATCTGCAAATCAATCTACTTCTCAACTTGTAGAAGCTTTGAAAAAGTCCGTAGAAATTGAAGATAATAGAACTGTATTCTACTAGAAAAAACCATCCTATTAAAAAACGCCACTCTAAGAGTGGCGTTTTTGGTATAGTCAATTTTCTTAAACTCACAAAGCTACCTCATCCCATTCTAGAATCTCGCCGTAACCTTTATTCTTAAAATAATCACGAGCAGCAAGACCCCCTGTTGCCATGATAAAATCGCCGCCCCAACCACCTAAAGACTTAATAGCACCTTTATAATCTGTAAAAAGCTGGTTCTTTATAGGCGCTAAGCCTATTAAGCTAGAGATGATCTCTTCGTGTCTTTCTATGATGTTATTAAATTTAGAAAGATTTTTAGAAGCGCTGATAAACCCTTCTGGTATGTTGCTTAATTCTTCTCGCAAGTCATCCGTTAATAATTCTTGTTGGAACATAGCAATCGAATCTCTACTGTCTTGCTTGCGATTGAGGTACACAAAGAAAATTTGATCTTTAATAGCTGGATCAAAGTTGACTTCTTCCACAAGCGGTTTTGAATCGTTGTAATTATAAATCAATGCTCGGTCTGCTGTCGCGCATGCCACATCGTAACCACTGCCTCCAAAACACTTGAACTGCAATTGGTAAGGATCACATCCCAACCACTGAGATATCAAGGAAATCAAAGTAGAACTAGTTCCCATTCCCGAATGACGATCAAAATCCAGTGTCATCACCGCGTCAAAACCTCGCAAAGAATTGTTAGAAGTAAGCTCCAAAGCAGTATTTAAAACCTCCCTTAATTTAGATGTAATAGGATGAGAACAATGGATTGTATCTGAATACAAGTCCTTTACATTTGTAGCTAGTTGATACCATAAATCACCATCACTATTATGACTTTTCCAAGTGATCTCTTGATCATTTCTATAAGAAATTTCTAAATACTGATTTAGTTTTAAAGGCATAGCGAGCGCAGGAACATTGTTCAACACGGCGTATTCACCTGTTATTAAAAATTTACCGTGCGCTTTAAATTTCTTATTCTCTATCAAGATGACTTGCTTTAACTCCTTAATCATTTATAAACTTAACGGTACTCTGTCGTTCTCTGTTCACCTGCAGCTGTGTCACATCTGGACGCGAATAGTGGCCTACAGGATCAAAGTTTTGGCGCTCTTCCAGCACTTTATTAAAGTCCAAGGTGGCGTAAATAATTTCTTCTTTTCCTACTTGAGGCGCTACGATCCATTCACCGTCAGGTCCAGCAATAGCACTGCCACCATTAGCAAGCACCGCTGGAGTATTTTTTAATAACTCTTCTAGATAAGGAGTTCCTACTGGAAAATCCTCCTTAAACATAGTGCTAGAAACTGAAAGCACGTAACAACGACCTTCTCGAGCGATAAATCTAGTACTATCTTTAGTGTTGTGATCACTACCAGGCCAGCAAGCTACATGTAAATTAGTCCCTTGCGCGTACATGGCTGCACGAGCTAAAGGCATCCAGTTCTCCCAGCAATTGAGACCACTAACAGTAAAATCCTTTAATTTATGAGTGACCAGTCCATTCCCATCCCCAGGCGACCAAGTCAATCGCTCATCATAAGTAGGTTGTAGTTTTCTATGCACACTTTGGATGATTCCATTTTGGTCTATATAAACCATACTCGCATAAAGGCTGTGACCGCCGCGGTCCTCAGGTCTTTCTATAATTCCTAGATAGATGGATATATGTTTCGCTTTCGCGAAAGCGCAAACAGCGTCCAAATCTCCTTTTTCTATACAAACGGCATTCAGCGCATAATGCCTGTGCAATTCTTTTACTTCCTTTTTA of Nonlabens sp. Ci31 contains these proteins:
- a CDS encoding carbon-nitrogen hydrolase family protein — its product is MNSIIKVALAQISPVWLDKKATLEKILSTLEEAVKEKAELVVFGEGLLPGYPFWLALMDGASWNKKEVKELHRHYALNAVCIEKGDLDAVCAFAKAKHISIYLGIIERPEDRGGHSLYASMVYIDQNGIIQSVHRKLQPTYDERLTWSPGDGNGLVTHKLKDFTVSGLNCWENWMPLARAAMYAQGTNLHVACWPGSDHNTKDSTRFIAREGRCYVLSVSSTMFKEDFPVGTPYLEELLKNTPAVLANGGSAIAGPDGEWIVAPQVGKEEIIYATLDFNKVLEERQNFDPVGHYSRPDVTQLQVNRERQSTVKFIND
- a CDS encoding peptidylprolyl isomerase, whose amino-acid sequence is MAILGKIRNQGVILILVIALALFAFIIQGVLTSSGQKQSDAVGYVGDTEIDRENFARKVENASQRGGANVSQVQAVNSVWEQEVRNAVLDQQIKAAGIQVTDERVAEIVKANYKSNPQFQNEDGSFSEAAFKAEVDRIDPSVWNDYVLDIAANARQEQFFNLLKSGLIATNVDGEMEYRMENDMRSFTFVNIPYNTIADGLVEVTKSEIDAYVDQHKDQFKVEAQRDIEFVLFEDNASPADKEALKTDLNKLLTTQTQRNLSTNKDYTIPAITDATNLEAYVSQNSDLPYNNRYTMVSNLPAAAMAVTSLEKGQTFGPYEDGEYMKLSLIENKKVINDSVQNRRIVIDYAGAQRTASSVTRNKEAAKKIADSIFNIIGQNKASFDSKFDYFKENKEVANSQDIGWVIYSGNARNYSPKFTEFLYENDKETIGVVETIFGYQIIRIDDVAAAKDAIKLATVSKKILASKQTGKDLYTKTVKFQQAAKSGDFIALAKENGVTPTPVKNLKTLDETLPTIGKNRSIVKWAFNEERSLGDVDRFETSKGYVIVKITKKSEAGNMSSEEASSKVAPILRKKKKAQLIMDKINSKDIAEIATNQGQTTKTASTVNRKNPTIPGVGEEPLVVGTAFGLAQGATSKPIAGVDGVFVIKVIAIENAPDLQSYAANANTIAIQSANQSTSQLVEALKKSVEIEDNRTVFY
- a CDS encoding GYDIA family GHMP kinase, translated to MIKELKQVILIENKKFKAHGKFLITGEYAVLNNVPALAMPLKLNQYLEISYRNDQEITWKSHNSDGDLWYQLATNVKDLYSDTIHCSHPITSKLREVLNTALELTSNNSLRGFDAVMTLDFDRHSGMGTSSTLISLISQWLGCDPYQLQFKCFGGSGYDVACATADRALIYNYNDSKPLVEEVNFDPAIKDQIFFVYLNRKQDSRDSIAMFQQELLTDDLREELSNIPEGFISASKNLSKFNNIIERHEEIISSLIGLAPIKNQLFTDYKGAIKSLGGWGGDFIMATGGLAARDYFKNKGYGEILEWDEVAL